TATGGTACACCATGCATATCTGACCGTCAGGCGAGCGGTTATTGGGTTAGTAATTGCATGCACGCTAGGTGTTCTAGTTGGAGTATTAGCGGCTCGTGTTCGGGTTATGGCATGGTTCTGGAATCCGATCATTGAAATTGGATATCCCGTTCCGATAATCGCGTTAATTCCAGTGTTCCTCTTCTGGTTTGGATCCGGTGACTTCTCGAAGATTGTGCTTGTGATTATTGGCTGTTTCTGGCCAGTTGCGATTAACGCTCGTAACGCAACACGAGATATAGACAAGAACCTCATCTGGTCAGCACGAATGATGGGTACGTCCGACCGAGAACTAATCCGAAAAGTTGTCCTTCCAGCGGCAGCGCCCGGTATCATTTCCGGAATTCAGATTGCACTCCCGCTATCACTCATCATTACATTCGTCTTCGAGATGACAGCTGGAGGCGGCGGTCTGGGTTTCCTCGAAATATCCGGGGTCAGAGACTTCAACTCCGCTCAAACCTATGCGACACTCATCGTGATGATGGTTATTGGGTTTGCCTTTGACCGTGGGCTCGTGCTCACTCGCTCGCGAATCCTCCGGTGGACTTAATCGACTTTCTTTTTAGTCAAATAGACGATGATTTAGTTAGTGGTTTTTGCCGCGGATTCACTTTCGGGCGTATTCTTTTGTACCTGTGATATAATACTCAAATTATGACTATCGTCGCAGCAGTCGACGGGGAACAGATTCCTGACCGGGTCGCGGAAGTCGGCGCCGACCTCGCCGCGCAGTACGACGAGGAGCTGGTCGTCGTCCACGTGATGTCTCAGGACGCCTACGAGGAGCGCGCCGACAGCGGCTCCACCGCGAACTTCGGCTTCCCGACCGCGTCCGGGACTGACTACGGCGGCACCGAAGGCGACTCCTACCCGGTCGACCAGGCGAACCGGGACGCCGCGGGCGTCGCCGAGGACGTCACCGAGCAGACGCTCGAGGACCTCCCGGCGGACGCCCGCTACGTCGGGCGCGTCGGCGAAACTGTCGACAAGGTGCTCGGCGTCGTGGACTCCGTTGACGACCCGACGTATCTCGTGGTCGGCGGCCGGAAGCGCACGCCCGTCGGGAAGGCGGTCTTCGGGAGCGCCACCCAGTCGTTCCTCCTCAACGCCGAGATTCCAGTCGTGACCGTCATGACCGAGGAGTGACCGGTAGACATAAGCACGACGTGGGCCACGTACGGCACATGCGGATTGATACCACAGACCGGTTCGCGGACTCGCTGGACGCAGCCGACGTCTCGTGTACGCGCGTCGAGGCCGCGGGGTTCGCGGACGCGCTCGCCGATGTAGTCGAGCAACCGGCCGTCGGCGTCCCGCTGGGCATCGACGGAGTCTCGCTGGACGACACGGACGTGGAGACGACGCCGACTCCGCGCCACCTTCGAGAGGCCGAGACCGGCGTCACGCGCGTGTACGGCATCGTGAACCACGGGACCTTCGTGATTCAGGCCGACGAGGCGGGAGCGGAGCCGGTGAGCCTCTATCCCACTACGCACGTCGGCGTCGTCTGCGCCAGCGACCTCCACGAGGACGTCTGGGAGACGGCGTCGTGGCTCCACGGGGAGTTCGACGCTGGCCGGGATTCGGCGGTGCTCGCGACTGGCACCAGCGCCACGGCGGACATGGGCGAACTCGTCTCGGGCGTCCACGGCCCACAGAAGGTCCACGCGGTGGTGGTGACCGACCGATGAGTACGGACCGACAGCGCAAGGCGGCGAAGCTTCGACACCTCCTCGAGACCGAGGGCGACGCCGTCTTCGAGAACACGACGCACGTCAACGAGGGGCGCTACGAGACCAACCGCCACCGTGACGACATCGACGAACTGCGGGCGGAGGCGAGGGGAATCAAGGAGGACGCCATCGAGGCCCTTCCCGAACTCGTCGCGACGGTCCGGGAGTCCGTGGAGGCCAACGGCGGTGAGGTGTACCTCGCCGACGACGCTGCGGACGCGAACCGATACATCACCGAGGTCACCGAATCGAAGGGCGCCGAGACGCTCGCGAAGTCGAAGTCGATGACCACCGAGGAGATCGACGTCAACGACGTGCTCGAAGACGCGGGCGTCGACGTCACCGAAACCGACCTCGGCGAGTTCGTCGTGCAGGTCGCCAACGAGGCGCCCTCGCACCTCGTGGGGCCGGCGTTCCACAAGTCCACGGAGGACATCGCGAAACTGTTCGACGCGCACTTCGACCCCGAGGAGCCCCTGAAGACCGCCGAGGACCTCACGCAGTTCGCGCGAGACCACGTCGGCGAGAAGATCATGGACGCCGACGTGGGGATGACGGGCGCGAACTTCGTGTTCGCGGAGTCGGGCACCATCGCGCTCGTCACGAACGAGGGCAACGCCCGAAAGTGCGCAGTCACGCCGGACACCCACGTCGCGGTCGCGGGCGTCGAGAAGCTGATTCCGAGCGTCGACGACTTCCCGCCGTTCGCCGAGCTCATCGCGCGCGCC
The sequence above is drawn from the Halostagnicola kamekurae genome and encodes:
- a CDS encoding ABC transporter permease — its product is MDIISSDSISRANVMGFVTSIYSLVLVIVLWEIIGQFGLVYYYFLPPISDIFLELYELTASGVMVHHAYLTVRRAVIGLVIACTLGVLVGVLAARVRVMAWFWNPIIEIGYPVPIIALIPVFLFWFGSGDFSKIVLVIIGCFWPVAINARNATRDIDKNLIWSARMMGTSDRELIRKVVLPAAAPGIISGIQIALPLSLIITFVFEMTAGGGGLGFLEISGVRDFNSAQTYATLIVMMVIGFAFDRGLVLTRSRILRWT
- a CDS encoding universal stress protein — encoded protein: MTIVAAVDGEQIPDRVAEVGADLAAQYDEELVVVHVMSQDAYEERADSGSTANFGFPTASGTDYGGTEGDSYPVDQANRDAAGVAEDVTEQTLEDLPADARYVGRVGETVDKVLGVVDSVDDPTYLVVGGRKRTPVGKAVFGSATQSFLLNAEIPVVTVMTEE
- a CDS encoding LUD domain-containing protein, which gives rise to MRIDTTDRFADSLDAADVSCTRVEAAGFADALADVVEQPAVGVPLGIDGVSLDDTDVETTPTPRHLREAETGVTRVYGIVNHGTFVIQADEAGAEPVSLYPTTHVGVVCASDLHEDVWETASWLHGEFDAGRDSAVLATGTSATADMGELVSGVHGPQKVHAVVVTDR